In Thiospirochaeta perfilievii, a single window of DNA contains:
- a CDS encoding pentapeptide repeat-containing protein codes for MEQENFIGNERQLKLLLKAIRENDIPQWNNFVKSSGKYFVANLTGINLSYLNLKEINLKGANLVGANLEGCNLTRANLERTKLMKATLDHCNLTKAVISNSYLKEASLKECEAVGAIFKESDLTSVNLDGANLENANILNTNLKLASLNKTNMKGVIKSKTTKIKPKPKRRELTTEEKKKLSPWKIAKQEETLRKVSRIQSEHEKKSSQLKENLRAKDRLNRNIFTNEKEINIKE; via the coding sequence TTGGAACAGGAAAATTTCATTGGTAATGAAAGACAGTTAAAATTGTTATTAAAAGCAATAAGAGAGAATGATATTCCACAATGGAATAACTTTGTAAAATCAAGTGGAAAGTACTTTGTAGCCAATCTGACCGGAATAAATCTTAGTTATTTAAATCTAAAAGAGATAAATTTAAAGGGTGCTAATCTAGTAGGTGCTAATCTTGAAGGGTGCAATCTAACAAGGGCAAACCTAGAGAGAACAAAACTTATGAAGGCTACCCTAGACCACTGTAACCTAACTAAAGCAGTTATATCTAACTCTTACCTAAAGGAAGCGAGTTTAAAGGAGTGTGAAGCAGTAGGGGCAATTTTTAAAGAGTCTGACCTTACTAGTGTAAACCTTGATGGTGCTAATTTAGAAAATGCTAATATTCTTAATACTAACCTTAAATTAGCAAGTCTAAATAAAACCAATATGAAGGGTGTTATTAAGAGTAAAACCACTAAAATAAAACCTAAACCTAAGAGAAGAGAGTTAACAACAGAAGAAAAAAAGAAGTTATCCCCTTGGAAAATAGCTAAACAGGAAGAGACACTAAGAAAAGTTTCTAGAATACAAAGTGAACACGAAAAAAAGAGTTCCCAGTTAAAGGAAAATCTAAGGGCTAAGGATAGGCTTAATAGAAATATATTTACTAATGAGAAAGAGATAAATATTAAGGAATAG
- a CDS encoding insulinase family protein produces the protein MKNININVGNKIHGFKLINKYELEEYRSLGLEFIHEKTGMKLFHIYNDDVENTFSFSFNTPVTSSNGIPHIIEHSVLSGSKKYNLKDPFQAMMTGSVNTFLNAYTFPDKTSYPASSVLEKDFFNLMSVYGDAVFFPRLSKFTFLQEGWRLCVNDNDELYYSGVVYNEMKGVYSSHDSVVADMSVKSVFSQGPYTFDSGGDPQYIPNLTFKEFKDFHKKWYKPSNCYVYLYGNILTEKSLKFLDETFLSKFDQAKLNLNDTGVTQSCEVWDSPREFFTYTPALEGENSKGDLLLSWKLFNHENPEDGLTLELINKILLGSSASPLKKALTDSDSWDDLSSSSGSESELCNYVYTVGVRGASKNKFKEFKELVFKTLKQIVTDGIDPELLEGALRELEFRNREIQGSLGLRLMRKSIRGWLHGYSPIQTLEFEKWMSNIRNKCQKSGYLEGLIEKFFIKNNHRAEIVVEPSYKEGLRQKESLEKKLRLIKESLDQKDIDLIKRENRELEEYQNRPDSTEDINSLPRLERGDIPIEVNKIDTVKLELNGYDYYKTDLYTNGILYFGIGFNMEYLDKFFFQYLLIFSRMFTNAGFKDKKYDEVSKLVSLNFGGLGSSIETSNTLKDRKPNFYIENFYIRAKVLESSLNEATNIIINFLTKVDFHDYKRLKSIIIELRNDLKASLVPNGSSYAALRSARKFSLSSCREESWYGVSQAQFLEQLVNDIDKEGKLEEVATILDGIKGELITKQGLFFHSSGDESNNRKIEDSLKKVIDSLPEGDSFLHPIEHYDINDNIEGLVGNSQVSYTGLTVKGAFIGSRDYPAQSILCYILKTGYLWENVRMKGGAYGVFVSPSGLDGSITFGSYRDPNIKSTIDHFKRSLEWVAAGNITQEEIDLALISVVGKELKPLTPNEKSIIGVRRKIIGISDDLRQDNIKMLMGVTTQDLMDFAAAVLHHFHEGSIVVLSSKELLEETYSEFPGLEYNLVDLPQ, from the coding sequence ATGAAAAATATAAATATTAACGTAGGAAATAAAATCCACGGTTTTAAACTGATAAATAAGTATGAATTAGAAGAGTATCGAAGTTTAGGGCTAGAGTTTATTCACGAAAAAACTGGCATGAAACTCTTTCATATATATAATGATGATGTGGAGAATACTTTTTCGTTCTCCTTTAATACTCCGGTTACAAGTAGTAATGGAATTCCCCATATTATTGAGCATTCGGTTCTAAGTGGTTCAAAAAAGTATAACTTAAAAGACCCATTCCAGGCTATGATGACAGGTAGTGTTAACACCTTTTTAAACGCCTATACATTCCCGGATAAGACATCCTATCCAGCCTCTTCTGTTTTAGAGAAGGACTTTTTCAATTTAATGTCTGTATATGGAGATGCTGTATTTTTTCCAAGACTTAGTAAGTTTACATTTTTACAAGAGGGGTGGAGACTCTGTGTTAATGATAATGATGAACTTTACTACTCTGGTGTTGTATATAATGAGATGAAGGGAGTATATAGTTCCCATGATTCAGTAGTTGCAGATATGTCTGTAAAATCAGTATTTAGTCAAGGACCATACACCTTCGATTCTGGTGGTGACCCCCAATATATTCCTAATCTAACATTTAAGGAGTTTAAAGATTTCCATAAAAAATGGTATAAACCCTCAAACTGTTATGTCTATCTATATGGTAATATATTAACAGAAAAGAGCCTTAAGTTTTTAGATGAAACCTTCCTATCCAAGTTTGATCAGGCTAAATTAAACTTAAACGATACGGGAGTAACCCAAAGTTGTGAGGTTTGGGATAGCCCTAGGGAGTTTTTTACATATACTCCAGCACTAGAGGGTGAAAACAGTAAGGGAGACCTACTTCTTAGTTGGAAACTCTTTAATCACGAAAATCCTGAGGATGGCTTAACCCTGGAGTTAATTAATAAAATTCTATTAGGTAGTAGTGCTTCTCCTCTTAAAAAAGCACTTACAGATAGTGACTCCTGGGATGATCTCTCATCCTCTTCAGGTAGTGAGAGTGAACTGTGTAACTACGTATACACAGTAGGGGTTAGGGGAGCTTCTAAAAATAAGTTTAAAGAGTTTAAAGAGCTGGTTTTTAAAACCCTTAAGCAAATTGTAACAGACGGAATCGACCCTGAACTTCTAGAGGGAGCTTTAAGGGAGCTTGAGTTTCGAAATAGGGAAATCCAAGGCTCTTTAGGTCTAAGATTAATGAGAAAGTCTATTAGAGGGTGGTTACACGGCTACTCTCCTATTCAAACATTGGAGTTTGAAAAGTGGATGAGTAATATTCGTAACAAGTGTCAAAAATCTGGCTACCTAGAGGGTTTAATAGAAAAATTCTTTATTAAAAATAACCACAGAGCTGAAATAGTTGTTGAACCATCCTATAAAGAGGGATTAAGACAGAAAGAGAGCTTGGAGAAAAAACTTCGTCTTATTAAAGAGAGTCTAGATCAAAAGGATATTGATTTAATTAAAAGGGAGAATAGGGAGCTAGAGGAGTATCAAAACAGACCAGACTCAACAGAAGATATTAACTCTCTACCTAGATTAGAGCGAGGAGATATCCCTATAGAAGTAAATAAAATTGATACTGTTAAGTTAGAACTAAATGGATATGATTATTATAAAACAGACCTATATACCAATGGAATATTGTACTTTGGTATCGGTTTTAATATGGAGTATTTAGATAAGTTCTTTTTTCAATATCTATTAATATTCTCTAGAATGTTTACAAACGCAGGCTTTAAAGATAAAAAATATGATGAAGTCTCGAAACTAGTATCCCTTAACTTTGGAGGTTTAGGTTCATCTATTGAGACATCAAATACCCTAAAGGATAGAAAGCCAAACTTCTATATTGAAAATTTCTATATTAGGGCTAAGGTTCTAGAGAGCTCCCTTAATGAGGCTACAAACATTATTATCAATTTTTTAACTAAGGTTGATTTCCATGATTATAAAAGATTAAAAAGTATAATTATAGAGCTTAGAAACGATTTAAAGGCGTCCCTGGTTCCTAATGGTTCTTCCTATGCCGCCCTAAGATCAGCTAGAAAATTTTCCCTTTCATCCTGTAGGGAAGAGAGCTGGTATGGAGTAAGTCAGGCCCAATTTTTAGAACAATTAGTTAATGATATTGATAAAGAAGGGAAACTAGAGGAAGTAGCTACTATTTTAGATGGAATTAAAGGGGAACTTATTACTAAACAGGGGCTGTTTTTTCATAGTTCCGGGGACGAGTCCAATAACCGTAAAATAGAGGACTCTCTTAAAAAGGTTATAGATAGCCTACCAGAGGGAGATAGTTTTTTACATCCAATAGAACACTATGATATAAATGATAATATAGAAGGTTTGGTAGGTAACAGCCAAGTCTCCTACACTGGTCTTACTGTTAAGGGGGCCTTTATTGGAAGTAGGGACTACCCTGCCCAATCTATCCTTTGTTACATTTTAAAAACAGGCTACCTATGGGAGAATGTTAGAATGAAGGGTGGAGCCTACGGTGTCTTTGTCTCACCATCCGGGTTAGATGGTTCAATTACATTTGGTTCATACCGTGACCCTAATATAAAATCAACTATAGACCACTTTAAAAGGAGTTTAGAGTGGGTAGCTGCTGGTAATATTACCCAGGAAGAGATCGACCTAGCCCTAATAAGTGTTGTTGGGAAGGAGCTAAAACCTTTAACCCCTAATGAAAAATCGATAATTGGTGTAAGGCGTAAAATAATTGGAATCTCCGATGATCTAAGGCAGGACAATATTAAAATGTTAATGGGGGTAACAACCCAGGACTTAATGGACTTTGCTGCAGCTGTGTTACATCATTTCCATGAGGGGTCTATTGTTGTTTTATCCTCTAAAGAGTTATTAGAAGAGACCTATAGTGAGTTTCCTGGGCTTGAGTATAACCTTGTAGATCTACCTCAGTAG
- the rpsU gene encoding 30S ribosomal protein S21 gives MANIRVHDDELLEKALKRFKRLVEKEGIVREYKRREYFEKPSTINHRKRKALVRKQAKKLRKIQGNKNY, from the coding sequence ATCGCCAACATTAGGGTTCATGACGATGAGTTATTGGAAAAAGCTTTAAAGCGTTTCAAAAGACTTGTTGAGAAAGAAGGTATTGTTCGAGAATATAAACGTCGAGAATACTTTGAAAAACCTTCTACGATTAACCATCGAAAACGAAAAGCTCTTGTTCGAAAGCAAGCTAAAAAGCTTAGAAAGATACAGGGCAACAAGAATTATTAA
- a CDS encoding M23 family metallopeptidase, whose protein sequence is MRKLLFLTLLLIALTIGANEFYMNDSVVQGEVLTLVISPVEESLDYIFELFDFKGSKIVTISGFNYYYYENMTSMVLGLMGIPSNLPPGEYKVKATGRGLLNTYFFERPLYIESGEYPTSELIANEKMDSIINTPLDDERIEQSKRLWDAISTFSPYILHEDGPLIKPVKGRHSSPFGYTRFTKFPSGRDSSSVHKGEDLAADIGTPVLSDGRGRVLLSESRVVTGNTVVVEHLPGVVSIYYHMDSLVVERGDYLEKGDKIGEVGSTGYSTGPHLHWELRFGTVPVNPMVYLSKPLLDKSLIMTMISEANNKKGG, encoded by the coding sequence ATGAGAAAACTACTATTTTTAACTCTATTGCTTATTGCTTTAACTATTGGAGCTAATGAGTTCTATATGAATGACAGTGTTGTTCAAGGGGAGGTCTTAACCCTTGTTATATCCCCAGTTGAAGAGAGTCTCGATTATATTTTTGAGCTTTTTGATTTTAAAGGTAGTAAAATAGTAACTATTAGTGGTTTTAACTACTACTACTATGAAAATATGACATCCATGGTTTTAGGTTTAATGGGTATCCCATCTAATTTACCCCCTGGGGAGTATAAGGTTAAGGCTACGGGTAGGGGACTTTTAAATACCTATTTTTTTGAAAGGCCCCTATATATAGAGTCTGGAGAGTATCCTACTAGTGAGCTAATAGCCAATGAAAAAATGGACTCAATTATAAATACCCCACTAGATGATGAAAGAATTGAACAGTCAAAAAGATTATGGGATGCTATATCAACATTCTCTCCCTACATTTTACATGAGGATGGACCCCTAATAAAACCAGTAAAGGGCAGGCATTCATCCCCCTTTGGTTATACAAGGTTTACTAAGTTCCCTAGTGGAAGGGATAGTAGTTCTGTCCATAAAGGGGAGGATTTAGCAGCCGATATTGGAACCCCTGTTCTAAGTGACGGAAGGGGTAGAGTACTACTCTCGGAGAGTCGAGTTGTAACAGGGAATACAGTTGTAGTTGAGCACCTACCTGGGGTGGTTTCAATCTACTATCATATGGATAGTTTAGTGGTCGAGAGGGGGGATTACCTTGAAAAAGGGGATAAAATTGGAGAGGTTGGTTCAACAGGATATTCCACCGGTCCCCACCTACATTGGGAGTTAAGATTTGGTACAGTTCCTGTAAATCCAATGGTCTACTTATCTAAGCCACTCCTTGACAAATCTCTTATAATGACTATGATTAGTGAAGCAAATAATAAAAAAGGGGGGTGA
- a CDS encoding rhodanese-like domain-containing protein: MSTAIERISKKITSLFIKTEYFETGFCDEKYSDPKNLLNLIESDNIDYCLVDSRDKRDYEKGHIKTAKNVPYYLIEGNLPSENLFTIIIVYGYSKRSSIKAAEVLNELGYFNVVPFGPYSKWTNFIGN, encoded by the coding sequence ATGTCAACAGCCATTGAGAGGATATCCAAAAAAATTACCTCATTATTTATAAAAACAGAGTATTTCGAAACAGGGTTTTGTGATGAAAAATACAGTGATCCTAAAAATCTACTAAATCTTATAGAGTCTGATAATATAGACTACTGCCTTGTTGATTCCAGGGATAAACGGGATTATGAGAAAGGGCATATTAAAACTGCAAAAAATGTTCCATACTATCTAATTGAGGGTAATTTGCCTTCAGAGAATTTATTTACAATAATAATTGTGTATGGTTATAGCAAAAGGTCTAGTATTAAGGCTGCAGAGGTTTTAAATGAACTTGGCTATTTTAATGTTGTACCATTTGGTCCATATTCTAAATGGACTAATTTTATTGGCAACTAA
- a CDS encoding TM1266 family iron-only hydrogenase system putative regulator, translated as MSRYGFVGITINTEITTGIEVQKILTTYSHIIMGRMGIPAVEDGSISVITLIVKTTTDELGALTGKLGRLNGVNVKSGLCKV; from the coding sequence ATGAGTAGATATGGATTTGTTGGTATAACGATTAATACAGAGATTACAACTGGTATCGAAGTCCAGAAAATCCTAACTACCTACTCCCATATTATTATGGGTAGAATGGGGATACCAGCCGTCGAAGACGGCTCTATCTCTGTTATTACCCTAATAGTTAAAACAACAACAGATGAACTAGGAGCACTAACAGGGAAATTAGGTAGACTTAATGGAGTTAATGTAAAATCTGGACTTTGTAAGGTTTAG
- a CDS encoding DUF4105 domain-containing protein, with amino-acid sequence MKSKILILLLLFSTFTQLYSSETKIYLATIGPGDDIFLRWGHFAIVVDYPEKKDLLFDYGNFSFSQDEFVPNFIKGIMTYLKLRKSADYELRAYTLENRDIILQELNLTPKQVDIYIEKLLNEVKPENRYYQYDHYYNNCVSQMSDFLDNLTDGEFYKGTSKLTGRSFRDLSRDYVSSNYLYNTLIMFVLGSKVDYNITQKESMFLPDYTAKRADEVYISNGNGGKKPLVRDKIILNRSKGRDPVIVNAKPKVVLNLIIGSILALISLGLSRFRKVSNIMQVLVGLIFGLAGSLLFFMSFFTEHYYIHNNWNLIMINPLTISLFISGVLKLTKRFKNLGYRISSLYIDSTLLLIAFMLVLKATGLIVQGNGEIIALIAPLYLVNSSFKLLR; translated from the coding sequence ATGAAATCTAAAATTCTAATATTATTACTACTTTTTTCAACTTTTACCCAGCTCTACTCAAGTGAGACAAAAATATATCTTGCAACTATTGGACCTGGTGATGATATATTTTTAAGATGGGGGCACTTTGCCATTGTTGTAGATTACCCAGAGAAGAAGGACCTTCTTTTTGATTATGGAAACTTTTCATTCTCCCAGGATGAGTTTGTACCAAACTTTATAAAGGGTATAATGACATATTTGAAGCTTAGAAAGTCCGCTGACTACGAACTTAGAGCATACACCCTAGAGAATAGGGATATAATACTACAAGAGTTAAATTTAACACCAAAACAGGTAGATATTTATATAGAGAAACTCCTAAATGAGGTTAAACCAGAAAATAGATACTACCAGTACGACCACTATTATAATAACTGTGTAAGTCAGATGAGTGACTTTTTAGACAACTTAACAGATGGTGAGTTTTATAAGGGTACATCTAAACTAACTGGTAGAAGTTTTAGGGATTTATCAAGGGATTATGTCTCTAGTAACTACCTATACAATACCCTAATTATGTTTGTTCTAGGATCTAAGGTCGACTACAATATTACCCAGAAAGAGAGTATGTTTCTACCAGACTACACTGCTAAAAGAGCTGATGAAGTCTATATATCCAATGGTAATGGAGGGAAAAAACCCCTGGTTAGGGATAAGATAATTTTAAACCGAAGTAAAGGTAGGGACCCTGTAATTGTTAATGCTAAACCTAAGGTTGTCTTAAACCTAATTATAGGTTCAATTTTGGCCCTAATATCCCTTGGTTTATCCCGTTTTAGAAAAGTATCTAATATAATGCAGGTTCTAGTAGGTTTAATATTTGGACTTGCTGGATCCCTTCTGTTTTTTATGTCATTTTTCACAGAACACTACTACATTCATAATAACTGGAATTTAATAATGATAAATCCACTAACAATATCACTATTCATTAGTGGAGTTTTAAAACTAACCAAAAGATTCAAAAATCTAGGTTATCGTATTTCATCCCTATATATAGATTCCACACTTCTACTAATAGCCTTTATGTTAGTATTAAAGGCTACTGGTTTAATAGTCCAGGGTAATGGTGAGATTATAGCACTTATAGCCCCACTCTATCTTGTTAACTCCTCTTTTAAACTACTGAGGTAG
- the recJ gene encoding single-stranded-DNA-specific exonuclease RecJ — MIWEKTEVEPTIVRALSEKYGIDTLLSSIFVRRGITAPNDIKFFLEKDTRFLHNPFLFKDMEDVIDRLHLAKEEGEKVLVFGDKDVDGVTSSVILYESLGILDLDLTITVPTGSDSYGLSVKVVDEAYNKDISLIITVDCGISAFDAINRAKELGISIIVIDHHNPRDGELPNADFIINPKVLGSGYPFSGLAACGVVSKVVWALCFSLIDSIYKSPICFLHGEDRNGDIEFSAVKLHNLVETNRLVSNDKEELIDFLRGEQILVYGEKFQKSLFNKVFGTAVEIHFLDIEPEIHRVLRGIVGRSLQELTSLSKMRLYSDLEFRQIDLIISLFTTYIDRRYMDNFEPFIKTLDLVALGTVADLMPLKGENRILVNKGMDILSKTKREGLLAVMLKQGLLGRDLNSKDISWGLAPIINSAGRMKKADIAVEVLLNRDSNQKNRLALELLALNKERKSISDSIWSDVYGELHSVYEEFNNKLIVLYHKNMFKGVTGIIASRAQSIFNVPSIILAKEDDELTGSIRSPGNLDINQFFQGLGDILLEWGGHKCAAGFKLKYSDLSKFLSRVKKLLSSGKIITKLNLKSDKLKIDAFIPSDYLSPDIIKINDYFEPYGEANKPLVFGTKRVKIVDINFMGKMEKKHLKLLFEIGNYKWPGIFWNSAERVGVEFTKDDIVDIAYRVEKNFYGGNETLQLNIMDIIK; from the coding sequence ATGATTTGGGAAAAAACAGAAGTAGAGCCAACAATAGTTAGAGCTCTTAGTGAAAAGTACGGAATAGATACCCTATTGTCATCAATATTTGTAAGAAGGGGGATAACAGCCCCTAATGATATAAAGTTCTTCTTAGAGAAGGATACAAGATTTTTACACAACCCTTTTCTTTTTAAGGATATGGAAGATGTTATAGATCGACTTCATCTTGCAAAGGAAGAGGGTGAGAAGGTCCTTGTTTTTGGTGATAAGGATGTTGATGGGGTTACAAGTAGTGTAATACTCTACGAAAGCCTAGGTATATTAGATTTAGATTTAACTATTACTGTTCCCACAGGAAGTGATAGTTATGGACTCTCTGTAAAAGTTGTAGATGAGGCATACAATAAGGATATCTCTTTAATTATAACAGTAGATTGTGGAATATCCGCATTTGATGCAATTAATAGGGCTAAAGAGCTTGGGATATCTATAATTGTTATTGATCATCATAATCCAAGGGATGGTGAACTCCCTAATGCGGACTTTATAATTAATCCAAAGGTTCTTGGTTCAGGATACCCATTTAGTGGTCTTGCAGCCTGTGGAGTTGTATCTAAGGTTGTATGGGCTCTATGTTTCTCTTTAATAGACTCTATATATAAGTCACCTATATGTTTTTTACATGGTGAAGATAGAAATGGTGATATCGAGTTTAGTGCTGTAAAACTACACAACCTGGTAGAAACTAATAGGTTAGTTAGTAATGATAAGGAAGAGTTAATCGATTTCCTTAGGGGGGAGCAGATCCTTGTCTATGGAGAAAAGTTTCAAAAATCACTTTTTAATAAAGTCTTTGGGACAGCAGTTGAAATACATTTTTTAGATATTGAACCTGAGATACACAGAGTTTTAAGGGGTATTGTAGGGCGAAGTTTACAGGAGTTAACCTCCCTAAGTAAAATGAGACTATATAGTGATTTAGAGTTTAGACAGATAGATTTAATAATAAGCCTTTTTACTACTTATATTGATAGAAGATATATGGATAACTTTGAACCATTTATTAAAACCCTAGATTTAGTAGCACTTGGAACAGTTGCCGACTTAATGCCCCTAAAGGGAGAGAATCGAATCCTTGTAAATAAAGGGATGGATATTTTGTCAAAAACAAAGCGGGAGGGTCTTCTTGCTGTAATGTTAAAGCAGGGGCTACTTGGTAGGGATTTAAATAGTAAGGATATATCCTGGGGTTTAGCACCTATTATAAACTCCGCAGGAAGAATGAAGAAAGCAGATATTGCTGTTGAAGTACTTTTAAATAGAGATTCAAACCAAAAAAACAGGTTAGCCCTTGAACTTTTGGCACTAAATAAGGAGAGAAAATCAATTTCCGACTCTATTTGGAGTGACGTTTATGGGGAGCTGCACTCGGTATATGAGGAGTTTAATAATAAGCTTATAGTTTTATACCATAAAAATATGTTTAAAGGTGTTACAGGTATTATAGCATCAAGAGCCCAGTCCATTTTTAATGTTCCGTCCATTATATTGGCAAAAGAGGATGATGAGTTAACAGGCTCTATTAGATCTCCAGGTAATTTAGATATAAACCAGTTTTTCCAAGGCTTAGGGGATATTCTACTAGAGTGGGGTGGCCATAAGTGTGCTGCAGGTTTTAAATTAAAATATAGTGACCTCTCTAAATTTCTAAGTAGAGTAAAAAAACTACTATCTAGTGGAAAAATTATTACTAAGTTAAACTTAAAGTCTGACAAACTAAAAATTGATGCATTTATACCCTCAGACTACCTGTCTCCGGATATTATTAAGATAAATGACTATTTTGAACCCTATGGAGAAGCCAATAAACCCCTTGTTTTTGGAACAAAGAGGGTAAAAATAGTAGATATTAATTTTATGGGTAAGATGGAGAAAAAACACTTAAAATTACTATTTGAGATTGGTAATTATAAGTGGCCAGGAATATTTTGGAATAGCGCAGAGAGGGTAGGAGTAGAGTTTACTAAGGATGATATTGTTGATATTGCCTATAGGGTCGAAAAGAATTTCTACGGTGGAAACGAGACACTTCAGCTAAATATTATGGATATTATAAAATGA
- the recO gene encoding DNA repair protein RecO, producing MERNIKIDCITLKKLQLGENNIGVSLLTSDNEVLFVMAFGAMKPKSKLFSGVNPFVEASWDLYYDPVKEYYRAKEVVVNNFNQEIQLSLESYYTASLFLEIILKSQGSDGVYPILKQCLYYLSKGENSKTVLIQFLLRVFLEQGLLPSFNSCSNCYTQIEKESLFYPGDYELHCCRCNSSRKALELNPGILRYCINTPTLDFNKALRIGLGQDSLELLKKYLLELIKNYTGGKLLTLNSSNGLI from the coding sequence ATGGAAAGAAATATTAAAATCGACTGTATAACACTAAAAAAACTCCAATTAGGGGAGAATAATATAGGAGTTTCCCTTTTAACATCGGATAATGAAGTTCTTTTTGTTATGGCTTTTGGAGCAATGAAACCGAAGAGTAAGTTATTTTCAGGGGTTAACCCCTTTGTAGAGGCTAGTTGGGACCTCTATTATGATCCTGTTAAGGAGTATTACAGGGCTAAGGAAGTTGTTGTTAATAATTTTAATCAGGAGATACAGCTCTCCCTAGAGAGTTATTATACAGCCTCTCTGTTTTTAGAGATAATTTTAAAAAGTCAGGGAAGTGACGGAGTCTATCCTATTTTAAAGCAGTGTCTCTACTATCTATCTAAGGGGGAGAATAGTAAAACTGTTTTAATTCAGTTTCTATTAAGGGTTTTCCTTGAGCAGGGTCTACTTCCCTCATTTAATAGCTGTTCTAACTGTTACACCCAGATTGAAAAAGAGTCTCTATTCTACCCTGGGGATTATGAACTACACTGTTGTAGGTGTAACAGTAGCAGAAAAGCTTTAGAGTTAAACCCAGGGATACTTCGTTACTGTATAAATACTCCCACCCTAGATTTTAATAAAGCACTTAGAATTGGTTTAGGGCAGGACTCTTTAGAACTATTAAAAAAATACCTTTTAGAATTAATAAAAAATTATACCGGAGGAAAGCTTTTGACTTTAAATTCCTCAAATGGTTTAATATAG